The Salvia miltiorrhiza cultivar Shanhuang (shh) chromosome 2, IMPLAD_Smil_shh, whole genome shotgun sequence DNA window ctgctagagaaaccttaatctaactatctgctccaccgaggctattcgaaactaagtttaattttcgctgcgtgtgatatcaatctgactgaactatcctctgatagtaaggaagagtgatatcatctctatctttgcaaacacgactgaagcccttacgtggatcagttaagttcttgtgacttaactgataactctttactgaagagctttcagtatcagtcgtcaaccctgttggtcaaaactaatttcggttaaacaggtgtctggtttgcttgtaaagtttcttttctatctctgactgagatccctctgattgaggttggtagatagaccaaaaatagcctataggtgtattccccccccccccatacacctattcgagacccccccggacctaacaaagtGAGACTcattttccactcacaacacacttttatctaatatttcttaaaattcgtgttacttagaaatattcatatttttgtgagacggggAGAgtatataagaaaaaatatttctaaatatataatattatgacttttttttaatcaattatgtacaatttaattttttacatataaattatgtttaatatttatatttattaattgagAATGTTACTTAGttttaataattcatgcaatgcACTAAATAATgtactagtatatatattaaaataaaattttagccGTTACTTTTTTATcgtcaaattttaaaaagtcaATTTCATTTTCTAATTAGTAATGCCTATTTTTCCGCTAACTTGATCTTATCATaactcaattttttattttattttgtgtccgtgattaaaaaaatgttatatttctgttttgttattttcttttttcttcttttctctttctttctaaaatttgtATAGTTTGAGTAATGTTAAATTATTAGAcctattttgtgatgagttTTTGATTGTTTATGTGTCTTGTTGATTTATATTTTGGTCACATTTGCTCTAAAGTTGATTGATTTAAGCTTATTTGCTAATTTTGTAATCGTAGGATTTTATGCATAAATTGATTAATaagtggacaaaaataaagacATAATTGAATTACGTGGTCTGAATAAAAATTGAAGTTCATCTCAATACGAATACGTGGGcgaaaatgaatttaaatttagaCTTGAAACGAGTGAGAATGATCCAAAACAAAAACACTGCGCACTGTAGTGGCGCGCAACCGGCGGTCGCAAGAAAACATGCGCTCGCCACCTCCTTGAGGCCGTAAGGGCCCTAGGCGACCTCCTAGTGCCCAACCACTGCTGCCCctaattctatatatatttgtttccAATTTTAGCCGCTACTCGACTTTTTTTAGGTTTTAGAATAAGCAACAACAACTTTGGAGTTTTCCAGCCCATTCAAATTAGTTCATAGTTTTTCTTTTACTTTCACAATTCTAACATCAGATCGTGCTTTTAGAATGCTTAGAGCATTCACATAGGTGGTGGCTCATCGCTGGCTCGGGTCGATTTGGGCGATGAGCTACCTGATGTAGAGGGGGAGGCTCGAGTCCTGGCTCATCCGCTCTTCTAGGTTATCGCGTGTCTCACACGcacgaataaaaaaaattaaagtctgatttttaaattcaacagctcttttgccaaaaaaaaaaatcttcttctTTTGCAACGACTctttcgattttattttttttcccattTATTCAACAACATTCTTgccctttttaattttttgttttcttctccTATAAATATGTACTCTTACCTCAATCAAATTCATTCTTCCACATTACTCTTACCTCAATCAAATTCATTCTTCTTTTGCAACGACTctttcgattttatttttttcccattTATTCAACAACATTCTTgccctttttaattttttgttttcttgtcCTATAAATATGTACTCTTACCTCAATCAAATTCATTCTTCCACATTACTCTTCCTCGTTAaaagggttttaacgaggttcggcccttagtttgctctctgtgctctcaagggttttggttctctttttctttctcttttttaataaaatcttattttaataataatatctctTAATTTCAATGGATCCCAACGACCCCAGTACCCCGATTATTTTTTTCCTAATTGGACCAGTGATCTTTCCGGTCCATACTAGCATCCCGACCTTTCGATGGTCAATTTGGGCAACGAGACCCAAGCCATGGGCGAAGGCGAAGCCGCGACAGAGCCATAACCACGGTAACGTCGGAAGGTTCGGTCGTTCAAGTAGGCGGCACTGGCGAAGCCACAAGGCGAGAACAAGGGTCGCCACTCTTACACTCTCGATGAGAACGATCTTATCGCTCGTGTGTGGGTTGAGGAGACCAACGATTCCATCTGTGGTGTCAATCAAAAAGGCGAACACTATTGGGGGCAAGTCGTTGAAAAAGTAAACGCCTTCTTGAACAAGTTGTTTACCCTCCGGAAAATCAAATCTCATTGGGCCTGTGTTAGTTTGGAGGTGAATATGTGGGAGGCTACATGGGTTGAAGCCAACGGCAAGTAGCCATCTGGCCACTCTGACAACATGATCTGGCAAAAGGCCCAAACTTTGTACACATCATGTAGCAAGGGCGTTCCATTTAAGTGGTGGAATGAATAGAGGATTCTCCGGATGAACTGGAAGTTCAAGTCGTTGTACCTCAAATGAGACGTGCATTCCTTCAAGAGGACAAAAACCTCGGAGAGCGGCGACTTCACTACCTTGGCCTCGGGCAAGAAAATATTGTCTTCCCAGCCAATGGATAACAAGGCGGCGAAAGCGGCGGCTTAGGCCAAGGGAAAGGGCAAGGCTCAGACGCTCCTCCGAGTATGTGAAATTTACGGGGGAGATGCGCTCCGCCCTGGAAAAAATTACCGAGGAGTATGAGACAAAGAATCGTCTCAAGAGAGAGATCCATGACGACCGTATGATGGATAGGGATGTCTAATTAGATATTGGATTTTGGATAATTCATTAACCAAACTGAAATTTTCGGGTTCGAGTATCCAATAACcaaaattttcggttattggatCGGTTTTGgttatcatttaaaaaaaatcagttATCGTTTAACCCGATAACCGattcgggttaaccgaataatcaaaaaatatttaattaataatttaatatatatatatatatatatatatttttaattattaattggaaATTTAAATTGAATTGTAGAAATTAAATTAGGGAGGAACCCTAAAATCTAATCTACATAATGCAATAGAATTCGTCCCTTCCCAGACCCAGTTCCTACTTCCCAAATCCCGATCTCCCTTCTCCGACGCCGTGAGCCGCCCTCCGTCCGGCGTTGCCCTCCTGCGCGATGTCCGCTACATCCTGCGCGACATCGCTGCCCTTCGAAACAATACTCCACGCCTCTCCGCCATGCCACTTCGCCACACGTCTGCCGCCCGCAACTCACGGTAAGTCCTCTTCCTGAATCAGCGTActgattttaaatttattacaaTATGGCTTTTGATTtgtgattttttatttgtgtaaGTTGTGTCTTGAATCAAGACTCTtgatttgtgatttttatttctaattgACTTATGTTGCCAACGCCCCTACACCTGTACTGTAAATGTGAATTTCagatatatgtgtgtgtgtcttCTGCAATTTCTAATTGAACGATGTGAATGTGTTTGTCGTTCTGAATTAGCCTAATTGATTTGTATTTCTAATTGACACCTTATCAGAATACCAGTTTTTGAATTCAGTTTTGCCTAAGTGTGTGCTGAGTTTATTACAATAATCTGAATTTTTGCTTAAGTGTGCGTTGAATTCAgtttttgaatttctttgaatttgttatgaGCTGGAACTGTATCTTAACTTTTGTAGATAAAATGAAAGCTTCACAAGCTCATACTCAACATGCTTCAAATGCACCTTCAAATAACAATTTGGAGGTGTGTCATCCTCAAGAACATGGAGAGGAACCCCAATCTCAGTCACATACAGAAGCTACTGTGACCAcaagaaagaagagaaaaaatccCGAGCAAAGATCCTCTCGTTGGGCAGACTACACTGTGATCGAAGTTGAAGTAGGGGATCCTcccattttaaagaagaaagcaAAATGCAACCGGTGCGGCACCTTAATTGCAACTGATTCGTCTAGAAACGACACCATTGGTTTGAAAAATCACACAGAGGTTTGTAAGAGAAAGCACGAGGCGTCAGGTGATCAAGCGAAGTTGAGTTTTTTACATGTTCTCGGTGATGGAAATAGAAGTGGGGCGTTATCAATTTGGAAGTTTAACCAGAAGGAAAGCAAATTGGCTTTGTGTGAGATGATCATTCTAGATGGACTcccattaattaggtggtatgcctaatttgccctttttactcGGCCGCTGGGGTGATTGCTCGGCCGCTGGGATGATTGCTCGGCCGCTGCGCTTAGTGCcatacgcatcattttattttgcattttccgtcggcacttatggcactaatccaaaaggaccattttaaacacttttccacagggtttagatgttccatttagggtttagatgttcgatttagggtttagattatccatttatgatttcttgattctattattgttgtttATGTAGCACGCatgacacttatgacactattagtacCATAAATGCCAAAAgcaccattttacttggttttattttggatttccgttggcacttttggcactattagttccataagtgccaacggaaatccaaaataaaaccaaagtaaaatcttggcacttatgacactaatagtgccataagtgtctaacccaacccggcacgcgacccgcgtgtctgatcctacccggtccgcctcattaagggtaaaaacgtccaaatcaataaaaattgccaaattttatgttttttcaatgtgtggccataaattgtgttttatgctttattttagctacttcaaaattttactctttattttatataaaaagttaTTAATAGGATATTATGTAATTACTACAGAATAATAGcacattataaattataatttattttaaaaaacactaaattaatatataatttcatttaatatatttatcttttaaattcaattatctgttataaactagagagaagcgagagaatagagaagagaatacgaatgaagtgtattcaatatgagggccaaaggcctctatttatacaagtaggaagctagggttttagggagatttcttggtcaacacatataagatatatcttatagatatatttacaacacttccccttgattgaccaatccctaaaacaaaaaaatgttgcctcatcaaaaccttgctaggaaaacccaatgggacaaaacctagtcgaaggaaaaagagtacaactgcttcccctgaacttgagatcattgaatatctttgagtcgacgcatgccgatctcgtgtaccaactttctgaatgtcgatgttggtaatgccttggtaaataagtccgccagattttcacttgagcgaatttgttgcacgtcgatatcgccacccttttgaaggtcgtgtgtgtagaagagcttgggagaaatatgcttcgtcctatcgcctttgatgtatccttccttgagttgcgcgatgcaagcagcattgtcttcatataaaacagttggtttggcctttgatgaagctaacccgcacgactcttggatatgactcgtcacatttctcaaccatacacattctcgacttgtttcgtggattgcaatgatttcagaatgatttgaggatgttgcagtcaaggtttgcttcacagacttccatgatatagcaattccaccacatgtgaaaacacatctagtttgtgacttagcttcatgtggatcggataaaaatcctcCATCCGAgtaccccactagagtattatcagatttttcttgataatataattcaaGGTTAATGGTAaccctttagataacgtagaatgtgtttaacaccattccaatgtctcaaagtgggtgcagaactaaatcttgctagaagattaacagaaaaaactatatctggtctagtattattagtcagataagtcaacgctccaattgcacttagatatggtacttcaggaccaagtatcgtttcaccctcttcaattggtcgaaatggatctttcttagtatcaagagatctaacgaccattggtgatgctaatggatgtgcattatccatatagaagcgttttaacactttttctgtatatgtggattgatggataaacgttcctccacggatacgttccatttgcaaaccaagacaaaactttgtctttcctaaatctttcatctcaaattctttcttcaaatattcagcagttttattgagctcttcaggagtcccaattaaatttaaatcatcaacataaactgctatgattgcaaatccactttcggttttcttaatgaaaacacaagggcagatatcattattcttgtatccttcttttaaaagatactcgctcagtctattgtaccacatacgaccagattgtttcaacccatacaacgatttttgcagtttaattgaatacatgcttttgggttttgactgcaatccttcaggcattttaaatccttcgggaattttcatatatatgtcattatctaatgacccatatagataagcagtcactacatccataaggcgcatatcaagcctttgtgacacagccagaTTAATCAAAAATCTGAAAGTAATAGCGTCcattactggagagtatgtttgttcataatcaattcctggttgttgagagaaaccttgtgctacgagtcttgctctatatctcgtaacttcatttttctcgtttctctttcttacaaaaatccatctatatccaacagggattttagattccggagttaaggctataggcccaaatactttccggttatcacaggaatttaattcactttctatagcttctttccactttggccaatcaagtctctgtttgcattGTGCAACAGATTTTGGTTCaggatcctcatttaaaacttgaagagctatatgaaaggcaaatatatcatcaacgatgatattttctctctctaatatctgatttgaatgtaaataatttattgagatctcatgattttcagatacttgtaattcttcaggaattacatcactttcatttgattgattagtcgttttcgtcattgtttggtttccatcttgcccctttctttttctaggcatagaatctttggaaccaactggtcgaccatATTTTTGACGAGTTTtagactcatttgctgccaaatTTATTTGTCCTTCAaggacatcaattttagctggagtatttgcagcatgtatgtgagattgtgtcacttttcttgtatctacaaaagcatcaggaatttgatttgcaatattttgcaaatcattgatcttttcaatttcttgttcacattgatttgttctataatcaaaatgtgataagtttttctcatttcaagagagttccttgtgcttttctggatgtagatttattcctcataatgttggaaatgtcatttcgtcaaaatgacaatctgcaaaacgtgcagtaaataaatcacctgttaaaggttctatataccttataaccgagggtgaatcaaatccaacatatatcccaagtctttgttggggacccatttttgttcgttgtgggggtgcaattgggacttgaaccgcgcaaccaaaaattcgtaagtgagaaacatcaggTTCTCGGTAAAAAATAATCtgcattggggagtattcatgattgGCTGATGGCCTTAGTCGAATTAATGTTGCAtcatgtaatatggcatgaccccaaacagtagttgggagtttttttttttttttttatgaaattacattataaataatacaaaccacacacacaccccacctagtggttaatgtggccgagagtactcgaacctgtgacctcttggacaacagg harbors:
- the LOC131012240 gene encoding uncharacterized protein LOC131012240; this encodes MSATSCATSLPFETILHASPPCHFATRLPPATHDKMKASQAHTQHASNAPSNNNLEVCHPQEHGEEPQSQSHTEATVTTRKKRKNPEQRSSRWADYTVIEVEVGDPPILKKKAKCNRCGTLIATDSSRNDTIGLKNHTEVCKRKHEASGDQAKLSFLHVLGDGNRSGALSIWKFNQKESKLALCEMIILDGLPLIRWYA